Genomic DNA from Cyanobacteria bacterium FACHB-DQ100:
TTAAGACTCGTTCACGACTGTTTAGGCTACATCAATAAGTCAACAGAGTTCAACGTCGATCGCCCTTCTGATCCATACGCTCAGACGCTAAATTTCAAACGCGATCGACAACAAGAAATCAATTTGGCGTACAGTGATCAAGAGTTGGAATCGCCCAACGGTAGCGCCCTTTGCCCCCAGATTTCTATGTCGATCGCGTCTTCCCTACCCGAACAACTGCTTGAGCTTGCCTTACGCTCCGGAGCCGAATGCGCCGAAGTATTTCAATCGCAATCGCTGTCTCGTCCCGTCTTTTTTGAAGCCAATCGCCTCAAACAACTCGAAAGCACCGAAGCCGAAGGAACCGCCCTACGCTTGTGGAAACAAGGTCGTCCAGGGTTAGCCGTAGCGTATGGAGCCGTTGAACCGCAAGCACTCGTCGATCGTGCCCTTGCCATCAGTCAACTGAATGAACCCGAAGAAATCGAACTCTCTCCCGCTTCGCAATTGTCTTATCCCGATGTGGGGCAATCGGTCAGCGTGGAGCAGTTAGTCGAATGGGGCAAAACCGCGATCGAACTGGTGCGCGATCGCTATCCAGAAGTGCTGAGTTCTAGCGGTTGGGATTGTGAAGCGGAAACGACGCGCTTGATCAATTCCCACGGACTCGACTGTGGCTATATGGATACAACGTTGAGCGGTTTTCTCGAAGTGGAATGGGTTCGGGGCGATGATTTTCTCAATGTGTCCGATGGGCAAACCGAGCGCGATCGACTTGATCCGGTGGCGATCGCTCAACAGGTGTTACAGCGACTAGACTGGGCGAAAGAAAACGTCTCAACTCCGGTCGGACGAGTGCCGATTCTATTCACCTCGAAAGCAGTGGATATGCTGTGGGGAACGGTGCAATCGGCGTTAAACGGAAAGCAAGTGATCGAAGGAGCATCCCCTTGGAGCGATCGACTCGGTAAGCTGGTGACTTCAGAAGCAATTACGCTTTCACAACAGCCGAATGCAGGACCGTTTAGCTGTCCGTTTGACGATGAAGGCACACCGACTCGAATGATTACGTTTATCGATCGCGGTGAACTCAAGCTGTTTTACGCCGATCGTACGACTGGAAAATTACT
This window encodes:
- a CDS encoding TldD/PmbA family protein, with protein sequence MSIASSLPEQLLELALRSGAECAEVFQSQSLSRPVFFEANRLKQLESTEAEGTALRLWKQGRPGLAVAYGAVEPQALVDRALAISQLNEPEEIELSPASQLSYPDVGQSVSVEQLVEWGKTAIELVRDRYPEVLSSSGWDCEAETTRLINSHGLDCGYMDTTLSGFLEVEWVRGDDFLNVSDGQTERDRLDPVAIAQQVLQRLDWAKENVSTPVGRVPILFTSKAVDMLWGTVQSALNGKQVIEGASPWSDRLGKLVTSEAITLSQQPNAGPFSCPFDDEGTPTRMITFIDRGELKLFYADRTTGKLLGSGTTGNGFRSGLGSYPTPGLFNLLVEPGKKSLEELIASIDNGLIVDQMLGGGAGISGEFSINVDLGYRVENGQIVGRVKDTMVAGNVYTALKNLVELGGDADWNGSCYTPSAIVEGLSCTGRA